A single region of the Amphiura filiformis chromosome 7, Afil_fr2py, whole genome shotgun sequence genome encodes:
- the LOC140157462 gene encoding uncharacterized protein translates to MASKGVKDKCSDVMEEEKEIIHKVTQEFQEVKITDDLDINKDQPEEVKVKESLELKSNEQVINTSTLIKKAEGKDKGQTYENLNDKDSQASVHAIDCLTQPQHRDTILGSFHQGDYQRFSESSAGKQCTVVSLVAAVDAQHNLPDQWKTADLDRVVIAGDERYNSLRLSGYPHIDEVPKFFFLGDYAIEWQVKKTFTGTLCMEDLVNLSSGLHLAFDNEGSKACALLVCNWYTTAIVKIGDFDTYALVDSHGRNADGVCDPNGKAVVLIFTSLTKLYNGLLRLFKSLRARGDTQYDLHTLAILTSTLDEQQAQQAQAQNNDDSKFDATKEREEDLNKKEGLRLLNERALLEHFLLDLVHVIDCSGCKNCFGKRGSMTYVTPRNGILSGESGQQYFEGEHYREIDEDPDPEPNPIQSGVTKSSSDETNAGSYGIVVKAIDVTTNRIFALKKLKKASEFRREEVLISWILVGSGCPDFLGVHYEVDDQGCSNIYLMFSLMLGPTLVDMMRQNYIPVTTELCVRWLRQMLCTLDRMFTHGIVHNDIHGKNIMFRTLKCQVIVLIDFGNAQQFDVYVPLGMESGKIKDKHICASSEKLPRYSKSRARLNQLSGQPWESAGAWRPNTNEQTEWIGVQFAKNTPLKGLILQGCHMEEAWVTGYQLQYRKEDGILQVVKNAYGLVQDFVGNMDSSTPRVQMLPQAIDACDMRIDPQKWHKSIALRFELLGPPGQAFLLKHDGDVRDTVGLLTNILPYSNTIRKKAGNKVQCSGDNQTAPGLLQDMAFWKYNKMGMEDWTIGDECLSASSYLNEDHAPSAARLGIKPNYGPYKPLNGWCPNLVDDWGLWIKVMFKVPQNITGIITQGHGYEKMWIEEYSMLYQTPKGAWQHVTDSDGRRMVFKGNRDNHTPMEQFFPKEVQAVAIQIQLVKDKWHQYPALRFELLGEPVGPRPPIGEEHWLARYLQALEDYKAAENAICT, encoded by the exons ATGGCAAGTAAGGGTGTGAAAGATAAGTGCTCAGATGTCATGGAGGAGGAGAAAGAGATTATTCATAAAGTAACTCAAGAATTTCAGGAAGTCAAAATAACAGATG ATCTTGATATAAATAAAGACCAGCCAGAAGAGGTGAAGGTGAAAGAATCCTTGGAACTAAAAAGCAATGAACAAGTCATCAATACGTCTACGCTCATCAAGAAGGCAGAAGGAAAAGATAAAGGCCAAACTTATGAA AATCTAAACGACAAAGATTCACAAGCATCGGTTCATGCCATCGATTGTCTGACACAGCCACAACATCGCGACACCATACTTGGATCATTTCATCAAGGAGACTACCAACGTTTCTCTGAATCATCAGCAGGCAAACAATGTACTGTAGTCTCATTAGTTGCAGCTGTAGATGCTCAACATAATCTTCCCGACCAATGGAAAACTGCTGATTTAGATAGAGTTGTGATAGCTGGAGATGAGAGGTACAACTCCCTTAGACTATCTGGCTATCCTCATATAGATGAGGTACCTAAATTTTTTTTCCTTGGAGATTATGCCATTGAATGGCAAGTCAAAAAAACTTTTACGGGTACCCTCTGCATGGAGGATTTAGTCAATCTTTCCAGTGGCCTTCATCTAGCATTTGACAATGAAGGATCAAAAGCGTGTGCATTACTGGTTTGTAATTGGTACACTACAGCCATTGTGAAGATTGGTGATTTTGATACTTATGCCCTGGTGGATTCGCATGGAAGAAATGCAGACGGAGTATGTGACCCCAACGGAAAAGCTGTTGTGCTCATCTTCACTTCTTTGACAAAACTTTACAATGGTCTTCTACGACTCTTTAAATCACTTAGAGCTAGAGGTGATACACAGTATGATCTACATACATTGGCAATTTTAACGAGTACACTTGATGAGCAACAAGCACAGCAGGCACAGGCGCAAAACAATGATGACAGTAAATTTGATGCTACTAAGGAAAGGGAAGaagatttgaataaaaaagaagGACTTAGATTACTGAACGAAAGGGCATTGCTAGAGCACTTTTTACTGGATCTTGTCCATGTCATTGACTGCAGTGGCTGTAAAAACTGTTTCGGAAAAAGAGGTTCCATGACCTATGTAACTCCCCGAAAT GGCATTTTATCAGGTGAATCCGGGCAACAATATTTTGAGGGAGAGCACTACCGTGAAATTGATGAAGACCCCGATCCAGAACCAAATCCTATACAAAGTGGAGTGACCAAATCGTCCAGTGATGAAACAAATGCAGGAAGTTACGGCATCGTAGTTAAAGCAATTGATGTTACAACAAACAGAATATTTGCTTTGAAA AAGCTGAAGAAAGCCTCGGAATTTCGAAGAGAAGAAGTTCTCATATCCTGGATATTAGTGGGCTCTGGGTGCCCTGATTTTCTGGGAGTGCACTACGAAGTGGATGATCAAGGATGTAGTAATATCTACTTGATGTTTAGCCTTATGCTGGGACCAACTCTAGTTGACATGATGAGGCAAAACTACATTCCAGTCACAACAGAGTTGTGCGTACGTTGGTTACGTCAAATGCTGTGTACCCTTGACCGCATGTTCACACATGggattgtacataatgacattCATG GTAAGAATATCATGTTCCGTACTCTAAAATGTCAGGTGATCGTTTTGATTGACTTTGGAAATGCTCAACAATTCG ATGTATACGTACCTCTTGGAATGGAGAGTGGAAAGATTAAAGACAAACATATTTGCGCATCATCTGAAAAGTTGCCTCGATATTCTAAATCCAGAGCTCGTTTGAATCAACTGAGTGGCCAACCATGGGAATCTGCAGGTGCTTGGAGGCCAAATACAAATGAGCAAACTGAGTGGATAGGAGTGCAATTTGCCAAGAACACACCTCTCAAAGGACTCATACTGCAAGGGTGTCACATGGAAGAGGCCTGGGTGACGGGGTACCAATTACAATACAGAAAGGAAGATGGCATTTTGCAGGTTGTGAAGAATGCCTATGGACTAGttcag GATTTTGTGGGCAACATGGATTCCAGTACACCTCGAGTCCAGATGTTACCACAGGCCATTGATGCCTGCGACATGCGGATCGATCCACAGAAATGGCACAAATCAATTGCATTGCGATTTGAATTACTGGGACCACCAG GTCAAGCTTTTCTGCTTAAACATGACGGTGATGTTAGAGATACAGTTGGATTGCTAACAAACATACTGCCATATTCTAACACG ATACGCAAGAAAGCCGGAAATAAGGTACAATGTTCTGGGGACAATCAGACAGCACCAGGTCTTTTACAGGACATGGCTTTCT GGAAGTATAACAAAATGGGAATGGAGGATTGGACAATTGGTGACGAATGCCTTAGTGCCTCTTCATACTTAAATGAAGACCATGCACCCTCTGCTGCTCGTCTTGGCATCAAACCAAATTATGGTCCATACAAGCCATTGAATGGATGGTGTCCAAATCTGGTGGATGATTGGGGTCTATGGATAAAAGTGATGTTCAAGGTACCACAAAATATTACTGGGATCATCACACAGGGACATGGCTATGAGAAGATGTGGATAGAGGAATACAGTATGCTGTATCAAACTCCCAAGGGTGCGTGGCAACATGTTACAGATTCTGATGGACGGAGAATG GTCTTCAAAGGTAACAGAGACAACCATACGCCAATGGAGCAGTTTTTTCCAAAAGAAGTCCAAGCTGTGGCAATACAGATTCAACTTGTAAAGGACAAATGGCACCAATATCCAGCCTTAAGATTTGAGCTGCTTGGAGAACCAG TAGGTCCAAGACCACCGATTGGTGAAGAACATTGGCTGGCTAGATATCTACAAGCTCTTGAGGATTATAAAGCAGCAGAAAATGCTATATGCACATAG